CGTCTGGAACGGCAGCACCCCGAGGACGGCCTCGGGGATGAAGTAGGGGGTGGCCGCCACCCTGACGGTGTCCACCTCCACGGTGGCGCCGATCGTCTGCGTCGCGCGCGCGCCGATCTCCCCCgcgggcaccaccgcctgccccacgccgtcgccgtggtACCGCACCACCGTCACCACGTCGCCGTACCGGAACGCCGCGTAGTTCGGGTTGTCCACGCTGACCTCCACGCGCACGGTGATGTTGAGGACCGGCGGGAGGACGTTGATCGCCTTGACCTTCGTGTCCAACACCGTCGCCACCACCTTGGGCGACCGCGGCCGGAACACGGTGAAGAAGAGCGCCACGAagacgacggcgaggacgaggaTCACGGCCACCAGCACGCCGCAGCAAATCAGGGCGGGCTTGTTCCTCTTCAtctcggccgcgccgccgtcgattgATCGACTGATGATTCGCCCGCAGCCGAAGAGGAGGAATGGCGATGGATCGACTCGTGATGGGTTCTTGGTTCTTGGTTTTGGGGGTCGATGGGGCCGCTCCGGCtagaggtggaggagagagcGGCCATATGTAACACCCAAAGTTTCATAGGAATTTCAGATACTCTTGTTTCTTTAGGGCCTGGCGCTTTGCTCACTGGTGTTCTTTTGATTATTGTTATAGGATGTGAGCCGCCCGGTGATCAAGTCGTCGTCTCTCCCAGCTCAGGAGAATGGTAAAAGAATGGCATGAAGATTGGAGACTAGCTAGTGTTCTGATATTTGTTTTTGCTATGGTAACATACTTGCATTATTATTGACAATTTGAGTGGGGGTTTAGGAAACTTAATTTCACTCCATATTCTGATGCAAAATTGATGTAATTCAATTAGTTTTGATTACTGTAggtcaaacaaacaaacttgtTTAGTTTTGGCTATCAATACATGAAGAATTGCGTAGATTGGAAATGAAGTTCATGTGCTTGTTTTATATGAGTTGAACTATTATTATCTGTGAACATTGTGCCAAATCGCTCAGTTTGAAAGATGTCTTAATTATTAAAAGGTCCATTCGGAACACGGAAAACTCAGTCCTTGGAGTATTTGAAGTTGGTAGGAATATCAAGATTCACATTTTCCCGATTGGGCTCAAGCATCTTGTTCATGGATCCTTTATtcgattttgcaaaaaaaaaattacctgACAGATAAATGGGATGTGATGGGGGGCTGATCTTCTAGAGGAAGCAAGGAAATGAACTCCCCATATGTATCACTTTACATGTTGTCACTGTCACCGCTGCATTCCATCGCTGGTTATGCTTTCACCCCCTTGTTTACCCACTCGTTCTTGTCCCTAGCTTGTGCTTGTCCGGCGAGACGGAGAAGTACTCGagccatttttttttttggacttGTCTGATTTCGTTACAACACTTGCAGAATTTGGAttgccgacgccgacgcgcggcagagcagagcagacaGCAGAGCACAGGGAAATTTCAACGGCGACATTGTCCTTGCCCCTGCGCTTCTTTTTATTTCGAAGAGATTGAGGTGCTCCCGTAGCTTTCCATCTAGAAGAACCAGCGTCTGCGTTCAGCGTTCGTGTTTTGGCTCATATGAAGCCTGCCAACTGAGCCTTGTTTCTTGTGGTGGAACCTGCTCACCAAGTTCTTAACTCGGCACTAGCGCTCgtatttttctagatttattttaagATTTAACCGGCGCTATTCTTTCAGCGGTAGGCAACGTACCCGTCGATAGCGAGGCGCCAgtggtgacttcatcaatctcgagAATTCGCCGACTCAGTCTCTCGAAGCTGCTCGTAAAAGTAGAGTTGCGTGCGTATATTCATAGGGTTGAGTGTGCGTACGTTTGTGAGCATATACTTTTGTACtgtattttgtaaaaaaaaattaaacattgcaactaaaaaaataaattaattgcGGCAGCGACGATGAGTGATACATGGGGATGAAATTCACTAAGAGTAGCCATGTCGATTGCAGCAATCACAACAAATTATGCTTTAGCTTCTAAAGATTTGACTATGATCAACAACAAATGGAAGAAGCTGGCGGAGGGGTTCCTGATGATCAATGTTGATGGATCATTTGTAGAGACCACCGGGGATGGTAGTACTGGTGCAATCATAAGAGATGCCTCAGGAGGTTTCATCGCCGCTTCTTATAGCCATATATCTCATGTATTAGATGCCACCATGGCGGAAGCCTTTGCTTTGAGAGATGGATTCGTATTGGCACAACAGATTGGTTCCAATCGCGTGCAAATCCAAGCGGGCTGTATGGATGTGGTTGATACAATGCTTGATGGAGGTTTCTCAGCTACGCCTTCGGCGGCTATTTATGAGGAATGCAATCAACTAAGGAAGGATTTTGTTGTAATTTCGATTACCCATTGTAACAGGGACAGTAATTCAGTAGCTCATGAGCTAGCTAGGCAAGCATTGTTAGAGAAAAGCTCTTGTGTGTGGTTAGATGACCCCAGCATCTATTTGACAGTTATACTTGTAAACGATGTAACTATTGTGTTCAATCAATAAAACTTGCCGAATGGCTTaacctagagagagagagagagagagattataGGTTCTGGTGGCAAAGAGCTTTGTGTGGGCCGAGGCGCTGACCTTCAAAGACCAGAAGTAAAGCTGGGCCGCCCCTCTCACTTCTGGGTGGGCTCTCAGAAGACCTTGCAACGTGTAATCCTAGGCCCGGCCCATTACTTGCCGTTTTCCGTTAACCAAACAGCTGATCTTAACACTCAAACTGT
This portion of the Panicum virgatum strain AP13 chromosome 2N, P.virgatum_v5, whole genome shotgun sequence genome encodes:
- the LOC120658947 gene encoding uncharacterized protein LOC120658947 gives rise to the protein MKRNKPALICCGVLVAVILVLAVVFVALFFTVFRPRSPKVVATVLDTKVKAINVLPPVLNITVRVEVSVDNPNYAAFRYGDVVTVVRYHGDGVGQAVVPAGEIGARATQTIGATVEVDTVRVAATPYFIPEAVLGVLPFQTTTEVAGKAVVLGTFKIRASSEVVCDVAVYWTKGNATSDCTSTVHVGGR